One genomic window of Garra rufa chromosome 24, GarRuf1.0, whole genome shotgun sequence includes the following:
- the ly86 gene encoding lymphocyte antigen 86 — MWLFLILIMVQMNLVQSQNPQWPLHTVCDTERITVTYRSCDPLQDVGFTFLPCPERLTDPIKIRLALILRQPIHELYSSYELWLRGQSTPFLNQDEPLCLPHFPRFKFCGSRRGEIITVESSFKSKTDIPLKANFDLKLHATNQDGFLIACVNATLSFH; from the exons ATGTGGTTGTTTCTGATTTTGATTATGGTTCAGATGAATCTGGTTCAATCTCAGAATCCCCAGTGGCCGCTTCACACAGTCTGCGATACAGAAAGAATCACGGTGACCTACAGGAGCTGCG ACCCCTTACAGGATGTAGGTTTCACTTTCCTGCCTTGCCCTGAGAGATTAACTGATCCTATAAAAATCAGATTGGCCTTGATTCTGA GGCAGCCAATCCATGAGCTTTATTCATCTTATGAGCTGTGGCTACGTGGTCAAAGTACACCTTTCTTAAATCAAGACGAGCCCCTCTGTCTTCCTCATTTCCCTCGTTTTAAGTTTTGTGGAAGCAGGAGAGGAG AAATCATTACTGTTGAGTCATCTTTCAAGTCAAAAACAGATATTCCTCTAAAG gccAATTTTGATCTTAAATTACATGCAACAAATCAAGATGGCTTCCTGATTGCCTGTGTGAATGCAACTCTCAGCTTTCACTGA